The following coding sequences lie in one Zingiber officinale cultivar Zhangliang chromosome 2B, Zo_v1.1, whole genome shotgun sequence genomic window:
- the LOC122045618 gene encoding protein NUCLEAR FUSION DEFECTIVE 4-like gives MGRVQARLRSLLNNRWLVFVAAMWVQAVAGIGYLFGSLSPVIKSALGYNQRQIARLGVAKDLGDSIGFLAGTLCEILPLWAALIVGVLQNFVGYGWVWLIVTGRAPQLPLWAMCVLIFVGTNGETYFNTAALVSCVQNFPKSRGPIVGILKGFAGLSGAILTQVFALMHSPDHAALIFMVAVGPSMVVIALMFIVRPVGGHRQVRASDPSSFTFIYSVCLLLAAYLMGVMILEDLVDISYTVTVVFTAVLLFLMLLPIVIPLLLAFHFDVVSPVEEPLLPQPSKEETSKSAEQNEVIFSELEDEKPKEVDLLPASERQKRIAHLQAKLFLAAADGAVRVKKRRGPHRGEDFTLMQALIKADFWLMFTSLLLGSGSGLTVIDNLGQMSESLGYNEAHIFVSMISIWNFLGRVGGGYLSEVIVRDYAYPRPVALAAFQVVMAIGHLFFAMAWPGTMYIGTLLIGLGYGAHWAIVPAAASELFGLKNFGALYNFLTVANPAGSLVFSGLIASTIYDYEAEQQAKKHQNSLLQIRRLFEGASIGGEETLKCKGAICFFLSSLIMSGFCVIAVVLSLILVHRTRIVYRNLYSGTTR, from the exons ATGGGCAGGGTGCAGGCGAGGTTGAGATCCTTGCTCAACAACAGATGGCTGGTATTCGTGGCGGCGATGTGGGTGCAGGCGGTGGCAGGGATCGGGTACCTGTTCGGCAGCCTGTCGCCGGTGATCAAGAGCGCGCTCGGCTACAACCAGCGGCAGATCGCGCGGCTGGGAGTGGCCAAGGATCTGGGCGACAGCATCGGCTTCCTCGCCGGGACCCTCTGCGAGATCCTCCCGCTCTGGGCGGCGTTGATCGTCGGCGTGCTGCAGAATTTTGTGGGATATGGTTGGGTTTGGCTCATAGTCACGGGAAGAGCGCCCCAGTTGCCCCTCTGGGCT ATGTGCGTTCTCATATTCGTGGGAACAAATGGAGAGACCTACTTCAACACTGCCGCTCTTGTTTCGTGCGTGCAGAACTTCCCTAAGAGCAGGGGTCCTATAGTAGGGATACTGAAGGGCTTTGCTGGTCTCAGTGGTGCGATCTTGACTCAAGTTTTTGCCCTGATGCACTCACCTGACCATGCTGCTCTCATATTCATGGTGGCTGTCGGCCCATCGATGGTCGTCATCGCCTTGATGTTCATCGTCAGGCCTGTCGGCGGCCATCGGCAAGTGCGAGCTTCTGATCCATCCAGCTTCACGTTTATCTACAGCGTGTGCTTGCTTCTGGCAGCCTATTTGATGGGCGTCATGATCCTGGAAGACCTTGTCGATATCAGCTACACTGTGACCGTGGTGTTCACTGCAGTGCTGCTGTTCCTCATGTTGCTTCCAATTGTCATCCCCCTGCTGCTGGCCTTCCACTTTGATGTTGTCTCTCCCGTCGAAGAGCCTCTCTTGCCCCAGCCGTCGAAGGAAGAGACAAGCAAATCTGCTGAGCAGAATGAGGTCATTTTCAGTGAGCTTGAGGATGAGAAGCCCAAGGAGGTTGATCTTCTTCCGGCGTCGGAAAGGCAGAAGAGGATTGCTCACTTGCAGGCAAAGTTATTCCTCGCTGCTGCTGATGGAGCTGTGAGGGTCAAGAAAAGAAGAGGTCCTCACAGGGGAGAGGACTTCACCCTGATGCAGGCACTCATAAAGGCAGACTTTTGGCTCATGTTCACCTCTCTTCTGCTGGGATCAGGTTCAGGGCTGACGGTCATTGACAATCTCGGTCAGATGAGTGAGTCATTAGGCTACAATGAAGCTCACATTTTTGTATCCATGATCAGCATTTGGAACTTCCTTGGAAGAGTAGGAGGGGGCTATTTGTCTGAGGTTATTGTGAG GGACTATGCATATCCTAGGCCAGTGGCTTTGGCTGCCTTTCAGGTTGTAATGGCGATCGGGCACTTGTTCTTCGCCATGGCTTGGCCAGGAACAATGTACATTGGAACCCTACTGATTGGACTTGGATATGGAGCTCACTGGGCCATTGTTCCTGCTGCAGCATCTGAATTGTTTGGCCTGAAGAACTTTGGAGCCTTGTACAATTTCCTTACAGTAGCTAATCCTGCAGGTTCTCTAGTCTTTTCTGGCCTCATTGCCAGCACGATCTATGACTACGAAGCCGAACAGCAAGCGAAGAAACATCAGAACTCACTTCTGCAAATCCGAAGATTATTTGAAGGTGCTTCAATCGGTGGGGAGGAAACACTGAAATGCAAAGGGGCCATCTGTTTCTTTCTCAGTTCACTGATCATGTCGGGATTTTGCGTCATTGCTGTTGTTCTGAGCTTGATTCTCGTTCACAGGACTAGAATTGTGTACCGAAACCTTTATAGTGGAACTACCAGGTAG